acacacacacacactacacacacacactacacacacacacacacacacacacacacacacacacacatatatatatacatgtatatacatatatgtattttttcttttcctttcttgattTACATTCTCCAAGGGAAATAGTATCCTTCAGCAGATACTAGACATAGAGTTTGTCGTCATTTCCTGCAGTGGATATCTGTCATAGTTagctctttatatgtatatgtatacgcatacatacactcacacacacacacacacatacacacacacacacacacacacacacacacacacatatatatatatatatatatatatatatatatatatatttaagcacacacatgcaaacacacacacacacgcgcgcacatacgcatacacacattcactcacacacagcgTCGGATTTATACATAGGctaaataattatatttcaggGCTTTGCATTCCGAGGAACCACAAAGCTTTGATGACCTTTTGGAATTATTGTGAAATACGTCCATACGAGTCATTCTTTTGTATATGCTACTAACTAAACGATATTACCATTTCAAGTTTTACAAGGCCCTTTTCAGAAGCCCTCAACCTTTATATAGCTAAGGGCCAAGTCTAAATCCGGCACTGACTCCTACtcacactcactgactcactgactcacacacacacacacacacacacacacacacacacacacacacacacacacacacacacacacacatatatatatatacatatatatataggtatatatatgtatatatatacatatatatgcatacatacacgtacacacacacacacacatatatatatatatataatatatatatatttatgtatatacatatatatatttatatatatatatttatatatatatatttatatacacacacacacacacacacacacacacacacacacacacacacacatacacacacacacatatatattatatatatatatatatatatatatatatatgtgtgtgtgtgtgtgtgtgtgtgtgtgtgtgtgtgtgtgtgtgtgtgtgtgtgtttccctcccttactctgcAGAGTTGATGTTTTATTTGccttcatatagatatataatagataagaaagtaggcttattttatatatgtatcatctgtATCCTAACCCTATAGTTATTGTAACAAGCATAACGCGGGTATCTTATTACTTGTTACCACTAAGAAACATTGATGGAAATGCAGTCGTTAGCGTCATTAGTTTAAGCAGACCGCCCCAGTGACCAGACAGGTCAATCTAGACCACCTGCATTCGGGAGGTGACAAGAGGAAGTAAAAATGAATCGAAGAATTAACGGATATATATAGAAGTGCATAAGTGTTTGTGTGCAGAAtacacatccatgtgtgtgtatgtgtgcgtgtgtgtctgtgcatgtgtgcgtgtgtgcatgtgtgcgtgtgtgcatgtgtgcgtgtgtgcgtgtgtgcgtgtgtgcgtgtgtgcgtgtacgtgtgtgtgtgtaaagataataaaaagtgcattttctaaattattttctAGAGTATATTGCGTGCTATACCTGCGTGGACTGACTCGCATGTGGGTGTGATAAGGCATTCCAAGAAAACATTCAAAGAAGAGCGAAATAAGTACCTATCAATACAGACACAATAAATTggacaataatatgatgattttattcatttaaataATTTCGCGGGATACACAAGTAGAATTTAAATTACACGAATGTTACCTGTGTCAGACAAACGTTTTCCTTGATCCTCGAACGCACAGCCAGTCTGGCGAGGGAGCTTTTCAGATCACCATCGATCACAACAAGCctgtaataaaggtaatatttcAATGACATTCTGTATATAGGTTTCACTGTTACACGAGATATTTAGTTCCAACCCACAAGGTGTCTTATATGTGGTTAACTGTAGATTTTAATGTGTTTTTGATGATGAAATGTGTTAAAAATCGAGCAGTTGGAATTCACCGAAGTATGACATGAGTCATTGTGTGGGACAAACTCTGCTCTCATTTATTGGATCTCGTTTAGGTTATTGCTCACGTGATTCATGTAGGCAAAGAACCAATCGAGATATGGACCTGGCGTCGTGTATGTCACCGTTATTCCTTGTAGGCTTTTAAGTTTTATTCATAAACTTTATAAATGGTAAGAAAAACCACTTTGCTGTTCCACGCTATtagaatgaaagatatatatgtatatatatatatatatatatatatatatatatatatatatatatatatatatatatatatatatatataccaaaacgtagtaaatattgatggtattattggAAATGATGCCTAACACCAGAAATGAAGAAGCTGATGAACCTAGCATTGTAAGACAATTTTCTTCTGTAGCATTTCCTTTGCAAACTATTGACAAGAGCAGTAAAGAAGATGTAAACCAAAAATATTCCAGGTGCTCCATGACACTTACTCTTCCAgtggcaagaaaaaaaaggatgcaaAATCGAGGATGGATGGAATTATATTGGATGACGTTAAGAGGGAAATTTAAATGAGCTAATTGAAATTACCCTTGCCTGTGCCGTGAATAGACACTAGCAACCAGTTTGTTAGAGCCACTAGTATTTGTCATATATAGTCatgtgacaatagaagctggacCCGAGGGACGTCCATTGCAATTCAGATCAGTTTCATCATCGCTAGGCTGTGTATAAAGTACTATTTTCCCTTTAACTTTCAAAATATCATGGCAGTAATGATGGATAATGGTGACATCTTCTGCCAGCTGTGAAGGTGAGGATTTTGATGACTTGCAGGCTGCCCACTGCCAATTTATTGGTCAAAGTAAGAAGTTATTATTACAAGATCTAGATATTTGCCTGGGCTCTATCCGGCCAGAACATACAAGTTGAAGAATTGACAGACAAGGTAGGAGTAGGGGGACAAAGCCCCCTTATTTAttgataattaattatttaattatatattgataAGGTTCTTCACAATAACTGAATTACTGAAAGATTTATTTCAATAATTTTCCCTGATACTTATCATGCCCTCTCCAGATTTTAGGGCTGATATCGTAGCTGTACTTCATGTGTGAAGGAAATGAGTTCTAGATTCTTATGAAACATGACGAGAGCTGTCAgaaaaacattattttcatttactaagttttgctgttttttgccacaatactgaactccttccccttcaaacaacctttaccttatactgtaccccatcagctcccccactctacccttttcactaccttaCTACCCTCTAGTAactactgttcaacctgtaatttaccctaatcattaattcATCCATAACCCTTTTGGctactatactttaccatagtgcatatgacctttgatgtcatacagcacttccttacctgggggctttgccctCGATCCTCACACTATCGCTCTATTTTgatgttgatgtggcagaaatttttcagtaaataaaagatatgcgaatgtataccaaagtattatTTACGTGTTTTACAACTTTCATATTACCAACTTGAAAAATaaataccatagatgaaaagtgccTTAAATTTTGTTGTTCTGTACATTACAGCCCATGTTTACCTTGTACTATATGGCTGTATGAATCATAAACAATACCCTCACTTATAATTCAAGAAATAGCACAACTTTCAGTATTTATAGTATAGATTTCACTCACCAGAGACCAAATCCTCAACTCcatgtcacaaaatttattcaacattCTAAGATGCCATATACTATATGcctgtgtgaaactgaaactataccctcatctagaataacaaaaatatcaaagctTGAAACAAATATTTCAAATTTTCTAAGCTTACAAACATCAGGATTAGTTCCTGATGTTTGTATGCAGTCCAATAAAGGACATTTGGTATAGTAATATAGTCAATATGAATTTAACCTAATGCTGATAAGGGTGTCACATAGCATACTAGACCACATACTGGGCACTGCTTGCAGGCAACCACTTAAGGGAAAATTTAGAAGTACAGGAAATCTAATTTTCTCACCCTCAATAATTTTGGGAGCAGCTTATACAATTTTTCAGAATGAAACTAAAAAGTGATTTTAATCCTTCTTTTTAGGGGCTGAAATAATGGCCAAACAAGTAAGCTATTTAGTGCATACAACTTTAGAGTGGGCTTGACACACATGGCATGGGTGTACTTGCCACTTAGAAACAAGGCCGGTCATGACGTAGCATGTACCGTCAGAAGAaaaactatcattaccattacctgtGATCAATGAGGAACTGAACACTTGGGTCTAAAGTGCAGTTAAGattttcttatttaattattAGTGTCATACTTTCTGGTAGAGCATGCGAGGAGGTGGGTCCACAGTGTGGGCTGCGTTTGACAGTTACCCAATTCGTTACCTTGACCAAAGACCTTGACCCTGAGGATGAAAGAATACGTATAAATTAGGATTTTAAGAGTTATAACATTGACAAATGAGTAGCAAAAAGATCCTGAACTCTTCTTCAAATATTTAATTAGCCACAGGGATTTTTGTGACAAATGTGTGAAATATAAACATACCTGAACACTATGCTGAGGCCAACAGACACACTAACCTTCTCCTCCTGGCTGTGCTTCAGTACTTTCTTCTAGACTGTTAAAGGTAAAGTTGTAGGAGTCCAGTGGATTAAAGTGCAAAAAACAAAGGGATTCAGGAGTAGGGCCGCTGATAACCCAGGATAGAGGTCAAGGATTGGACCCCGTAATGGGTAACAGGTAGCTTAATTCCCCAGGGTAGGGGTTATGGGGGCAGAACCTTCAATAAGTAAAGGTCCTAGAACAGGTATTATATGGTAGTATAATGGCAATATACCATAATATGGAACTGCAGTCATactactatatttttttaaaagttgagAGTACAGTAGATTTACTCTGTAATATTTCTGTTATACATTAACCCATAAATTAATCTTATTCACCAGCCCTATTTGCCATGATCATGGCAGGCCTGGcaaaaatatgtagaatatttcCCAGAAACTTTTTCTTTATGAATGGAATGTATGTGGTGTTTGATAATGTCTGTTACTGGTACTGTTTGACAAATTTCCTTCAGCCACACCCATACCCTTACTTCCCTAGTAGGCCCTCATCTCCCTCAGCCAATCACAGAGTTGTATGGCATATTTCATCCACCCAAGCACTAGATCTTTTCCTCGTCCCCCATTCCTCATCAACACACCTTGCTGAAACATACTAGTAGGTCAAGTTATGCAAACTTTGTAAATTTTCTGGAGTCCAAAATAGATCTGGTCATCACCTTTAAGCAATTTCATTGATTAGTAGAGAGATTTGATTAGAAGTATCATAGCTCAATGGTAGAGCACTGGCTTTGCAATTGCAGGGTCCTTGGTTTGCACCATGTAACCCCCTTTCAGTTGACTTAACTGTAAGTACTAACGTGCTGATGCCAGCTTGTTGGGGTCGAGAGTTGTGGTGGAAAGGAACTGACCATTCTACTGTATCATCGTgtggcttagtaagcatgttccTCCATGAACATGTTCCCTatattgactttgactttgagATTTAAATATTTTgctaaaaaaaatcatgtttactTGAAAGATactttttataacattatatgcTGTTTAACTTGTACAGTGAAGTGTTTATGGTAGATCTGAGATTAAACTTTTTCCCCAGAATCATGGCAAATTCAAGTGCAGCTGTGGAGCAGCAGTTGGTTGCTGCCACACAGATCATAGAAAGACAGTTGGATGCTGAGATTGAAAGATTGGACAATCTTGATGCTGAAGATTTGGATTCCATCAGAAGAGACAGGCTAGCTGccatgaaaaagaggcaacagaaGAAACAAGATTGGATAGCAAATGTAAgatgtatagttttttttattgaattcacTTGTTTATAATGCTCTGTCATGAATGTTTAGTGAATTTTCATAGCTTTAATACTGAGATTAGGAATAAGCAGGATGCTTATTACTGTTTTAGCTGAATAAATAATTGGTAATATTTGCttatattagtatcatattaTACCTAAGTAAGGTGCACTTTGTCATTGTCACAAATGCAGAAAAGACTTATTTTAGTATGAATGTCTTATAATCTTGCTTATATATGTAATGCTGACAAAGTTGCAAATTGCAATTTCACTATGCTTTAGTAAGTTACTTATCTTCTTGTAAACCATTCCTGTACTCATCAGTTGCATATAAGGATTTTCATTGTTTCTCAGGGTCATGGAGAATATACTGAAATTACAGATGAAAAGGAATTCTTTGAAACTACCAAGAAATCAGAGAACGTTGTTTGTCATTTCTACCGGGACCAGTTTTTGCGATGCAAAATTGTTGACAAACATTTGAATATCCTTGCAAAAAAACATATAGAGACCAAGTTCTGCAAGTTAAATGTTGAAAAAGCTCCATTCCTAACTGGTAATTATGattttgtgtttgtaaatatctatTATTAGGTTTTGTTTTCCTCATTTGTTTTTGCAGTGTTTAATATTTTCATAGCAAAATCATTGCATAAAAGAATTCAAGAAAAACATTGTTTTTAATCATTTACAGAGAGACTTAAGATTCGTGTCCTGCCTACCTTATGCTTGGTGAAGGACGGCAAGACAAAGGACTATGTTGTGGGATTCACCGACTTAGGCAACAAAGATGAATTCACAACTGAGGTGATGGAATGGAGGATTGCACGTGCTGATGTCATAGAATACAGCGGTGACCTCATGACCTTCCCCGGTACTGGACCCAGTGGCGGCCAGCGTATGAATGTGCAAAAGAAGACCATCCGAGGAGGCAGAAGAGACGacagtgatgacagtgatgattcaGATTGATGAAATTGAATAAGAGATGCAATTAGAATAAATGCGACTTTAGTAAAGTTCATGGAAATTAAAAGTGCATGGTCTAATACAGAAGGTTATTAATTTTAATCATAACTTTAAACTTATTTTTGTGCTTCAGCTTCTCATATAATTCCTAAGGTTTCAGAAGGACTGGATATTCTGTATTCCACACACAAAATGCATTTAGTAAAGAAAGTGCAGTGTCTGTATTGTGTCTTGATAACATTCCTTTTTTCTGAAAAAGTGAGAACATTAaatttagagtatatatatatatatatatatatatatatatatatacatatatatacatatacatatacatatatatatacatatacatatacatatacatatacatatacatatacatatacatatacatatacacacacacacacacacacacacacacacacacacacacacacacacacacacacacacacacacacacacacacatacacacacacacatacacacacacatacacacacacacacacacacacatacacacacacacacacacacatacacacacacacacacacacacacacacacacacacatacacacacacacacacacacatacacacacacacacacacacacacacacacacacacacacacacacacacatacatacatacatacatacatatgcatatataaatgattgGGGTGCtatatttgttttgatatatacCTAAATAGGTTACTGAACAGATACTCAtactaattattttcattatctagtTTTGCTTTGATATATTTGTACATGACTTTGTTTTATATTAAGCTTAACTATGAAGGAAACTTCTAAGATAGTGGTGGTGAAAGTATTTCATGTTATATGTTATGCATATCTTTACGTTGGATCATTAGTGAACAGCAAGTATGAATGAAAAGAGGTTCCAAGtcacaaaatataattttgtgtgaTACTGATATCTAAAATATGATCTGCATTGCCAGCTTTACTACTTTATAGATAATTTTGATTTATAGTGTGTATATTAAAACAGGACATTAGCCTGTACCTCTTTGTAGCACACTGTTGATGCATCTATAAACACCTCTATGATACAGTTTATGTTTTAAGAATTCCTTAAAATCATTTTCAGGGTTTTAGAGGTCAGTTGTAAATTTAACTGAGTGTTAATCAGACATTTTTTATTCAGATAAAAAATCTCAACTTGGTACTAAACTTAAACTTTTGACCTGAGAGCCTTGTACTACTTACATCCATGTCCCAAGCTTGTGCACTATCTGATCACTTGTGCACTATCTATTGGCACTTTGACCACCCTGCCAAACACTATCACTCCACAGCCTgttgccctctatgtgcccatcCTGGACATGACTgctcatttatacatgtgtaccaGTTGTGGTGGCtgccataatgtattttataggagctgccctgcctacaagctcgaatcAGGCAGTGCACAGATTCAAAATagacctctctctgtgtgtgaggCTAGACAGGAAGCACGCAGatgaggtttttctctctctacctattccaACACTGTCCTTCACTCAGATACCCTTCCATCTTCTGAAgatgtctcagcatctccccaAGTATCTCTTTGCTCTGTCCCTTAGCATCCTACCtcaactccctttctcctccagtcaaatttcttttccaatctaaatccagatactccaatctatACCACTTTCCCgatgcctacccctcctctttctcactttaccTGTTGCACCAGGCAATTTAAacattccaccccatcttctccaaccacatcctctcctacacccatctcttcctctgctcctttttacatccattccctcttctcctccttataaGAAGGCCTTCATTTCTCAGATTTCCCCACCCAACCTACCTCCAGTAACTCTTGAAGACTTCCAAAACTTCCAAAACAGGACCCAATAGAACGCTCTGCTCCCATCCAcccttcactctctctactcctattccctctacattcaaagtaattgatgatatatcctcctcctcctcaagttcccccttctcctcttcctcccactctatcCCAATACGCCACATTCTCTCCTCCATGtgcaccattccctcttctttctccattatccttaccacaCCCACCTGGATGCTCATGTGACTTTCTCATGTCGCATCagtgtcctcctcctcatccttccccttgtGACACTTCCGGATACTTCACTACCTTCCCGTTCCCTGATCTCGTTCTCAgattctcttcctacttctccaacACCCATTGCTACCCTTATTACCCAATGTAATagtgttcctcttccttccgcaGAAACGGATACCTTCCATTTGTTTAATCCCCGTCGTACTCCATttgctcccctctcttttccccttccactgCCATACTGTCTCATGGCAACCTTTGACATGTAatacattttatcataatcatttactaATTTTTACGCGTTTCgctacaatactttaccatagtgataTATGATCTCTGATGACTGGcacatttgttttaaccattaaccatttatacCTAACTTGTCAATAACAACTTGGTATTCACAAAGCTCCCTACACCTTTTCCCACTATCTTTCATCACATTCGGGAAAGGTTTCTGGAGGTCTGTATTGCCCGATAGCTTTCCCCATACTTCTTGTTTATGTATTATTACAGAATTCAAAAATAACGATATTTAACAATGTAATAATGAATTTCATCCAAATACAGATTTTTGAACATTTATTTTGCCCATATGCCCCCTTCCAACCCCAATCCCATGCCCATTGTCACAGGTCAGGGGTGCTTAACCCAATgtgcgcgggtggcaagactacagtgcCGTGCCCAATGTAATAAGAAGTTTAGCTATTGCCTTTACatgtagatggctctacaaatgcttagtcaccaaggagtgagctattagtcttatctattgcatctgtttacccttttcctttttcttttagtacagtatccaccctaatcaaaactcaacccccaggagacatttctactctcccaacatgctcaactttcaacacctctacccccacaaccttcttcaactaccccatcctcctttattactaccttacagccttattgacaacctctccataacactacccccctcaacactactccctcctccacacgcccccgcctttctactacccccacctttacaagaatcttaaatactctatttagccaaatgggaccgatttttcgtgatccctctcacagctccctactctgacaacacccttctcctccagcaatgtctccaaaaacaagtaggcaaagtctctttccgtagccgacccgaccgctcccgtctcgtcacagtaacatctgaaaaccaagctataacattagcaaatctaactgatctatattgcaatcccatccctacagaaccccatccaaccctcaatacttgcaccggaactgtttctatttCCCCAGTTCCGGTGGGGGAACTGGGGAGATAGAAACCTGtgatgcgacatcagtacaatgctactccattcctcccagaggtcatcgtaagaaacccactaacattgccaaaattacttcccgtagacatgaccttccctttaatgtttacatcccccccaatcctttgcccgttgttgtcgtgggggggcttaggagacggagactgagacacAATGATaaggaactcctcaaccttgggactcagccatcgactcaactaattttgcatggtctttttttcccactcatacttttcgtttcagtttcttcaccaatcccttctactatccacctcctaaggtgtgagagccgtgctgaaaggatgaaaggctgacttcatgtcagtcctgaacggcctgagggaaccatgggcacggtattcccctgccatacctggcccttacccctcaaggggaccctgaggggtggactgttttttttcccaacatactccaggcttacccccccaatcctttgcccgttgttgtcgtgagggggcttaggagacgaagactgagacccaatgatggggaactcctcaaccttgggactcagccatcgactcaactaattttgcatagtcttttttccccactcatacttttcgtttcagtttcttcaccaatcccttctactacccacctcctaaggtgtgagagccgtgctgaaagaatgaaaggctgactttgtgtcagtcctgaacggcctgagtgaaccatgg
This sequence is a window from Penaeus chinensis breed Huanghai No. 1 chromosome 10, ASM1920278v2, whole genome shotgun sequence. Protein-coding genes within it:
- the LOC125029543 gene encoding thioredoxin domain-containing protein 9-like — encoded protein: MANSSAAVEQQLVAATQIIERQLDAEIERLDNLDAEDLDSIRRDRLAAMKKRQQKKQDWIANGHGEYTEITDEKEFFETTKKSENVVCHFYRDQFLRCKIVDKHLNILAKKHIETKFCKLNVEKAPFLTERLKIRVLPTLCLVKDGKTKDYVVGFTDLGNKDEFTTEVMEWRIARADVIEYSGDLMTFPGTGPSGGQRMNVQKKTIRGGRRDDSDDSDDSD